The genomic region TGGAGGAGAAAGACTCCCCCTATCCTAGCCAGGATAGGGGGAGTCTGGGAGCTCGGGacaggagatgggaggagagaggagaagacaggAGATGGCGAGGTcaggagagcagaggggaggccaaaggagaggggagaggagaggcaagaaggggagaggataggtgaggggaggaaaggaaggtAAGAGAGGCTAGGGGAGTCGAGGAGGGGATGAGAGtataagaggagaggagaggaggaggaaaatctACTTGAGGAGAAGGTGGCCAGATTGGAGGTGGAATGGGACATGGGTGGAGGTGACACATGCTGTGAGGTGGGTGTCCTGAAGAATACTGAGTAGAAAGTGTTAGTGACTAAGTGAGGCGTGAAGCCAGAGAGAAAGTCACACGCAAAGGCAGACTGTCCATTAAGGGTCACTTTAATAATTGGGTTCATATTTAGTTCAACTAAACAACAGTTGGATGGTTTTTAACCTCCATGCAACTGAAAacatgttattgttgtttttctttgtgatattcttaccctaaccctttttttttaatgaccacAGGTGTAATATTTCAGAGTAATATTTACCATGGATGGACCAGTAGAAAGATGGCATTTAGCAATAGAATAACTTCAGCAGTTTGAGCCTAAAAGTTTGACGAAGTCAATATTGCAGACTTTCCCAAAAGTATAGTAGGAACATACAAAATACTCAGAAGTGTTTTTGTGCCTGTATAATTAAATCACAAAAATACAACAACTAACAAACTAAAATAGCCATTATCACACCCCTTTTTCTTCACCAAGCTTGAGCGTGAGCCACTGCACTGCTCCTCCGCCCTGGTTATTTCGGATGGGTGGGGTTAAGTCTAAGGGGTTAAAAGGCTGTTTTAGCTGATGAAATGTCGCCCCAGGACCTTGTGGTGGGAACGCCGtgcccttctctcccctccctgtctATGTGGCACATCCTCCTCAGATCCTATCCACGTTGTAATTAGGGGCTGGCCGCTAAATAGCTCTCGCTAGCGGAGTGGCTGCAGCAGGGAAGCAGTGGGaatggaggaggggagtggtGCTCGCTCAGGGGCGCGAGCACGAGCACGACAACATACGAAACTCCACCACTACTACGACACGCGAACGGCACCCAGCACGTGTCACCTTACTTGAATACGTTTGTTTTACCCGGCCGGTCTTGCGCattctgtctgtccttctgtctgtctgcccttctGTCCGTCgttctgtttctttctttctctgtacgttgaacaaaacaaacttaaaaaaaaagagggaggggggaataaCAATGGAGTCCAATTAGTCCAAATGTTTAGATGTATAAAGTAGACTCAGAGTACTATTTAAGAGGTGAACTAATTACAAATGTGATGTAGGCATGCCtgtactgtaggcctacaatgGAAGTGTCGGCATACCTGTACTGTGGGCCTACAATGTAGGCCTTTTATCGGTGACAATATTAAATGCTAAAGGCTATCCCAAACTAAAGTTGTTCAGTTTGGATGTGCGGTTTTGagtagtctctctctgtctcactttctctctcccctctctctgtgtctgtctctcccctttctctctctctctccccctctcatccaATCGCTGTTGTTCCAAGCTCCTCGTTATTGTTTgccttgggtgtgtgtgtgtggggggggggggcgcgctgGGAGGGGCGCCGTGTTTGTGCAACCTGTTGGGGAGCTTTCAGCCTATCCCACGTCTTTCATATTCTCCTCGAACGAGACAGGCTGCTATTCTCTTAACCTGTTATTCCCGCAATGTGGCGGCGAGTGCATGTCCCGCATGAACATTCAATAAGCGTGTACGTTGAGTGTGTGTCCTGATGTGAAGCAGTCAAAGTGATGCGAGTGATACTTGCGTGCGTCGTGCGTTTGGCTGCAGGGATGGTAGGTCAACACGTCGGCGTCAATTTGTCATTGTTTGATTTATCTCCTCTCTATCGCACTGCACAAACGTTCATTAATAGGGGTTCGtacaataggcctactgtacaAAACACGAAACATTACCACCCCACCCCGACAGCGAATATGTCTGTTAAATAACAGCTCCTAATATCACGTCTTGCTATCGTTGCTCGTATTTGCCAACAAGAAAAACACGCCCACACTGAAtcgattttatatatatattaaaacaaatccctCAAACTTGCTGGTCTGAGATATACGTGataccaccaccccctctataGGCGTTTAAATAATTATGTCTACTCGGTATTAGTGACATTAACATGGCAACCGTTACCTAGCAACAACGTGGACGAGAATAAAAAACCCTTTTGTCCAACTTGAATACCTGATGCACAAGGTTGGCTTTCTTCTGAAGTTTTTGAAGTTGGCATAGTCTCATCTGATACGCCGCCTCAACAGTGAGGGAGActgggacagtgtgtgtgtgtgtgtgtgtgttattattattattattatgtgagtgggtgggtcagagtgtgtgtgtgtgtgtgtgtgtgtgtgtgtttgcattggtGGGTTtgtcaaagagtgtgtgtgtgtgtcctgtgcacgggtgggtgggttggtgtgtgtgtgtgcgtcaatgtGGCTTCATAGTCCAAGTCCCGCTCAGAGGCAGTCAACAATGTCGCCGTGGTGAGCAGGACCACTTCAAAGTATTGACGTACACATGCCTTCCCTGACCGCGAGTGCGGACAGCACAGTTTAAGCGCTATTCATAGATGTGAATGAGTGAGAGCGGTGCCAATGTCAGTTGTCTTTTTTACCACGGTCTGTAAACACCAGAGTGATTCAGAAGGTAGGAACTGCAGCATCTTGTGGGACGGGTCaacagaacacaataacatCAAAACCACATCAGATTCATTAGACACTAGTCATTGGCCCTTGCAAGTAACACACTGAAATCCAGATGACGATTTATCTAAAGATCCCAACGTATACCTTGTGAAGATGGCTATATAAGTGTACAATTGCAAATCTGCCTTCATTTTGGGTAGgcctttttatatatttctcaCTACATcctccaaagacaaagaagatGTCAATCTTATCAACAAATCAAAATCCACAAATGTATACGTAGGTACCAGCAGTCCAGCAGCAACGCCTGTCACAGCGTCATCTAACCCGCCACCTCCGTCCCCTCTCCTCAGATCCCCCGCCTAGGGTGCAGCACACACTCCGGCCCCCGCCGACCCCCCCGACCCCACCATGTCccaccacagagaggaggacctgATCGGGATCCCCTTCCCCAACCACAGCAGCGACATCCTGTGCAGCCTGAACGAGCAGCGCCGGGACGGCCTGTTCTGCGACGTGGTGCTGATCGTCCGCGACCAGGAGTACCAGACGCACCGCTCCGTCCTGGCCGCCTGCAGCCAGTACTTCAAGAAGCTCTTCACCGTGGTGACCGCCTCCGACAACCACAGCAACCACGGGGATCATcgacagcagcagccgcagacGGCGGCCGCGTACGAGATTGACTTTGTGGGGGCCGAGTCGCTGACGGCCATCTTGGAGTTCGCCTACACCTCCACGCTGACGGTGACGGCGTCCAACGTCAAGGAGATCCTGAACGCCGCCCGCCTGCTGGAGATCCCGTGCATCATCAACGTGTGTCTGGAGATCATGGAcacgggaggagggagggaaggaggtgaaggaggagaggaggaggaggaggaggacatggaggacgacgaggacgaggaggaggaggacgacgaggaagaggaggaggaggaggacgggtcgaggaaggaggaggacgaggagggaggCAGCGAGAGGTCGACGCGGTCGCCGGAGAGCCGGGGCGAAGGGACGCCGCGCGGGAGGGAGGAGTCCCCGCCCCCGAGCACGTCGCAgtaccaccgccacctccactaccgcaacaacagcaacaacaacagcagctatGAGCTGCACGCCAACAACAGGCAGTCACAGTCGCCGGACAACATGAGAGGAAAACAGGTATGCTGTTACTCATGTTTTGATTGGCGTTGATTCGCTAAAATCCCAAGATAGGAATAGTAAAAGCAAAGGAGAAATCATGAAGACTTTCTCCCTGACAAGTGGTCACTGAGGAAGGGtctgtgtaacacacacacacacacgctcacagtgagtgtgtgtgtgtgcgtgcacatgagCACATGCATGCAATGCAAGGCAGGTGGTGGCGCCCTAAtcttgtgtgtggttgcgtgagAAAAAATGAAGTTTAACAAAACTGTTTAACAAACGAGTCCAAAATTCTCGGATCAcctaaattattttatttcctttcttTGTCGTCGTTGCCATGAGTTTGCACCAACCCGTCGAGTCCTCATTAACCCAACACCTCCgacgtctgtttgtgtgtaggagAGCACCGAGAGCCGCGCCCTGAAGGACTTCTCCATCAAGTCCCTCCTGCAAGACGGGCTGTACCCGCGAATCGCCTCCGCCCTGGACAAGAGACAGGCCACCTTCTCCCCGCTCCTGCCCAGCTTCTACCCTTCCATGTGGGCCGCCGAGATCTCCGGCTTCCCCCAGCAGCTGCTGGAGCCCGggcgacaccaccaccaccaccacctccaccaccacaaccgccacctccaccagcagccACACCCGCACCCCCACAACGGAGGCCCACCCCGGGGCAGACACTACCCCCCCGGGTCCTCGGCGGCCCCCCAGCTGGAGAGCTCCAGGCCCCTGGACCTGGCTGTGAAGAGGGAGGTGAtcaaggaggaggtgaaggaggaagtGACGCAGTAAGTCAAGCCTCTGCAGTTTAAATGCACATGCATGGTTAatagttaatagtttaatagtGTGACAATGTATATTTCCGAAGCCACGTTTCTACTACTCTTTTTGTGCATGCCGACATCATA from Gadus morhua chromosome 19, gadMor3.0, whole genome shotgun sequence harbors:
- the zbtb7c gene encoding zinc finger and BTB domain-containing protein 7C; protein product: MSHHREEDLIGIPFPNHSSDILCSLNEQRRDGLFCDVVLIVRDQEYQTHRSVLAACSQYFKKLFTVVTASDNHSNHGDHRQQQPQTAAAYEIDFVGAESLTAILEFAYTSTLTVTASNVKEILNAARLLEIPCIINVCLEIMDTGGGREGGEGGEEEEEEDMEDDEDEEEEDDEEEEEEEDGSRKEEDEEGGSERSTRSPESRGEGTPRGREESPPPSTSQYHRHLHYRNNSNNNSSYELHANNRQSQSPDNMRGKQESTESRALKDFSIKSLLQDGLYPRIASALDKRQATFSPLLPSFYPSMWAAEISGFPQQLLEPGRHHHHHHLHHHNRHLHQQPHPHPHNGGPPRGRHYPPGSSAAPQLESSRPLDLAVKREVIKEEVKEEVTHSGAGVLHGDFLNELVGSGLVGGLGGSETPGVNGGGGSASVAGGTPSLEGHVPLGQIKDEADFRSYLSFLSSASHLGALFPPWQLEEERKMKPKAAQQCPICNKVIQGAGKLPRHMRTHTGEKPYMCTICEVRFTRQDKLKIHMRKHTGERPYMCLHCNSKFVHNYDLKNHLRIHTGVRPYQCEHCYKSFTRSDHLHRHIKRQSCRVSRPRRGRRPAAWRATPGSVSNNSDNFLCQPAAVTTTSTSTTGVTSNRTFEENGLLLGSPYAGVKALSGLAGVKGLMANRGRGQGFRGRGAGKEEEAGELRGGAGRQRGMFSFTLAGDKVLSRSGFYAPPPDPWTMRLERPPPVPEPAN